In a genomic window of Octadecabacter temperatus:
- a CDS encoding substrate-binding protein, producing the protein MSKSNFTRRGVLKTGAVAGAGLTLPTYLRADGHAGFTNAPGDSEVVLGFNVPQTGPYADEGADELRAYELAVEHLNGGGDGGMLNTFSSKVLDGTGILGREVKYVTGDTQTKSDAARASARSMIEKDGAIMITGGSSSGVAVAVQALCQEAGVIFMAGLTHSNDTTGKDKKANGFRHFFNSYMTGAALAPVLAAQYGTDRKAYHLTADYNWGYTTEEAIRASTEAMGWETVNSVKTPLTQTDFSSYVAPVLNSGADVLVLNHYGGNMINSLTSAVQFGLREAQANGQNFEIVVPLYSRLMARGAGENVKGIFGSTNWHWSLQDEGSQAFVRSFGTKYGFPPSQAAHTTYVQTLLYADAVTRAGSFAPCAVAEALEDYEFDGLGNGKTLYRGDDHQCFKDVLVVKGKENPESEFDLLEVVEVTPVDQVMYDPAHPQMGGAEATLGECNNGA; encoded by the coding sequence ATGTCCAAATCAAACTTTACACGTCGTGGTGTACTGAAGACTGGTGCCGTTGCTGGTGCTGGCCTGACACTGCCAACTTATCTGCGCGCTGATGGCCACGCTGGCTTTACCAACGCTCCAGGCGACTCTGAAGTCGTACTTGGTTTCAACGTTCCACAGACAGGCCCATACGCTGATGAGGGTGCAGACGAACTGCGCGCTTATGAGCTGGCAGTCGAGCACCTGAACGGTGGCGGCGACGGCGGCATGCTGAACACGTTCTCTTCCAAAGTTCTGGACGGTACAGGCATCTTGGGTCGCGAAGTTAAGTACGTAACTGGTGACACACAGACCAAATCCGACGCGGCGCGCGCTTCTGCACGTTCCATGATCGAAAAAGACGGCGCAATCATGATTACTGGTGGTTCATCCTCCGGTGTGGCTGTTGCTGTTCAGGCTCTGTGTCAAGAAGCTGGCGTCATCTTCATGGCTGGCCTTACGCACTCCAACGACACAACTGGTAAGGACAAGAAGGCCAACGGTTTCCGTCACTTCTTCAACTCTTACATGACTGGTGCGGCTCTCGCGCCTGTTCTTGCAGCTCAGTACGGTACAGACCGTAAGGCATACCACCTGACAGCTGACTACAACTGGGGCTACACAACTGAGGAAGCCATCCGTGCCTCCACAGAAGCCATGGGTTGGGAAACTGTTAACTCTGTTAAGACACCTCTTACACAGACTGACTTCTCTTCCTACGTTGCTCCGGTTTTGAACTCCGGTGCTGACGTTCTGGTTCTGAACCACTACGGCGGCAACATGATCAACTCTTTGACATCCGCTGTTCAGTTCGGTCTGCGCGAAGCTCAGGCAAACGGCCAGAACTTCGAAATCGTTGTTCCACTGTACTCCCGCCTCATGGCGCGTGGTGCGGGCGAAAACGTTAAGGGCATCTTCGGTTCCACAAACTGGCACTGGTCCTTGCAGGATGAAGGTTCTCAGGCGTTCGTTCGTTCCTTCGGTACGAAGTACGGCTTCCCACCATCCCAGGCTGCACACACAACATACGTTCAGACACTTCTGTATGCGGATGCTGTTACACGTGCTGGCTCTTTCGCACCTTGTGCGGTTGCTGAAGCTCTCGAAGACTATGAATTCGACGGTTTGGGCAACGGTAAGACACTTTACCGTGGCGACGACCACCAGTGCTTCAAAGACGTTCTCGTCGTGAAGGGTAAAGAGAACCCAGAGTCCGAGTTCGACCTTCTCGAAGTTGTGGAAGTTACACCTGTTGATCAGGTTATGTACGATCCAGCACACCCACAGATGGGCGGCGCAGAAGCCACTCTCGGTGAGTGTAACAACGGCGCGTAA
- a CDS encoding XRE family transcriptional regulator has product MPDRVLTGTRARNRRLDLGLRQATVAKVVGISGSYLNLIEHNRRRIGGKLLTDLARVLEIDAALLSDDTTDAILLPIKEAAAAFPEAIVEDARAEELVSRFPGWAALVAAQRRRIAQLEERTEALSNRLAHDSQIANSLHEVISTATAIRSTASILAETPDLDREWQARFHTNIDTDSARLAQSSQALLGFLDMEMEAGDTETESAMEQVEAKMAESSFYFAGIDKGEEPDFGDVGDPAAQLILQDWASLARKDAERLPLDAFSQAAHATAHDPARLAARFDVPLDMVFRRLAHLPSDKDHPLMGLAVCDAAGVVTFQKPVLDFRLPRSGAACPLWPLYQALTQPGRAIRRVVRLPGAAHTPFECFAIATPVGDASFSSEPRVIATMLVRPARNEELPDVVGPGCRVCTVKECSSRRHPSLV; this is encoded by the coding sequence ATGCCGGATAGGGTTTTGACGGGGACTAGAGCGCGTAATCGCAGGCTTGATTTGGGGTTGCGTCAGGCAACTGTCGCTAAAGTTGTGGGGATTTCAGGGTCCTATTTGAACCTGATTGAACACAACCGCCGCAGAATCGGCGGAAAATTGTTAACTGATCTCGCACGTGTACTAGAAATCGATGCAGCCCTTCTTTCTGACGATACCACGGACGCCATTTTGTTGCCGATCAAAGAAGCTGCAGCGGCATTCCCTGAAGCGATCGTAGAGGATGCCCGCGCGGAAGAACTGGTGTCCCGCTTTCCGGGATGGGCGGCCTTGGTCGCCGCACAGCGTCGCCGTATCGCGCAACTTGAAGAACGTACTGAAGCGCTCAGCAACAGGTTGGCCCATGACAGCCAAATCGCCAATTCACTGCATGAAGTTATCTCAACTGCGACGGCGATCCGATCAACGGCGAGCATTCTTGCCGAAACACCGGATCTGGATCGCGAATGGCAAGCCCGCTTTCACACCAACATCGACACGGACTCGGCGCGGTTGGCCCAAAGTAGTCAGGCATTGTTGGGGTTCTTGGATATGGAGATGGAGGCAGGTGATACCGAAACTGAATCCGCGATGGAGCAGGTGGAAGCAAAGATGGCGGAGTCCTCATTTTACTTTGCCGGTATTGATAAGGGGGAAGAACCGGATTTTGGTGATGTGGGTGATCCAGCGGCACAGTTGATTTTGCAAGATTGGGCCAGCCTCGCCAGAAAAGACGCCGAACGCTTACCACTTGATGCCTTCAGTCAAGCCGCCCACGCAACGGCACATGATCCAGCCCGCTTAGCTGCAAGGTTTGATGTGCCGCTAGATATGGTCTTTCGGCGGCTCGCGCATTTGCCAAGCGACAAGGACCATCCGTTGATGGGGTTGGCCGTTTGTGATGCGGCTGGCGTGGTAACGTTTCAAAAGCCGGTGTTGGACTTCCGCCTTCCACGGTCTGGCGCAGCTTGTCCGCTCTGGCCGCTTTATCAGGCGTTGACCCAACCGGGTAGGGCGATACGTCGCGTTGTGCGTCTTCCTGGCGCAGCGCATACGCCTTTTGAATGCTTCGCGATTGCAACGCCTGTTGGTGATGCGTCCTTTTCATCAGAGCCACGCGTGATAGCAACAATGCTGGTGCGTCCGGCACGAAATGAAGAGCTTCCCGATGTTGTCGGGCCGGGGTGTCGTGTGTGTACCGTGAAAGAGTGTTCCAGCCGCAGGCATCCGAGCCTTGTCTAG
- a CDS encoding response regulator transcription factor: MGQRVLLIEDEPNIIEAVSYILSKDGWTVHTHSDGETAMEKVMQGVPDLIILDVMLPGRSGYDILRDLKAQETTADVPVMMLTARGQAKDREMAIDLGATRFMTKPFSNAEVLESVRALVTP, from the coding sequence ATGGGCCAACGTGTCCTTCTTATCGAAGATGAACCAAACATTATCGAAGCGGTCAGCTATATCCTGAGTAAGGATGGCTGGACGGTTCATACGCATTCTGACGGTGAAACGGCGATGGAAAAGGTGATGCAAGGCGTCCCTGATCTGATTATTCTCGATGTGATGCTGCCTGGACGATCGGGCTATGACATTCTTCGTGACCTGAAGGCCCAAGAAACAACGGCGGATGTTCCTGTCATGATGCTCACGGCGAGGGGCCAAGCCAAAGATCGCGAAATGGCGATTGATCTTGGGGCGACGCGGTTCATGACGAAACCATTCTCAAATGCCGAAGTGCTGGAAAGCGTTCGCGCACTGGTCACGCCGTAA
- a CDS encoding ATP-binding protein has translation MISFNLLVFVSLAYVAFLFLVAFAAERRAAQGKTGWLRSSTIYTLSLSIYCTAWTFYGAVGYAARSGLEYLTIYLGPTLVMIGWWWLVRKLVRIGRTQRLTSIADLISSRYGKSTVLGVMVTVLAIVGTTPYIALQLQSVTQSIGVFAASSGETWLPRDLNSAAMWVAVGLAVFTVAFGTRNLDAHERHHGIVLAIAVEAVVKLFALLAVGIFVVWGIAGGVGPTLDLIDASAQSQWRPISGRWIGLIFVSAGAFLCLPRMFQVLVVENSDERALGTASWAFPAYLLLMSLFVVPIAVVGLDLMPEGANPDLFVVTLPLSEGRQGLAILSFLGGFSSATSMVIVATLALATMVSNHIIVPSWLNARTPGAVVSGDVRRVVVISRRISIGMILAFGYIYFRLSGGGTALAVIGLVSFMGVVQVLPAMIGGVFWRGANRWGAGAGLLVGFTVWAWTSFLPSFGVDAAISQSVFENGPFGIGWLRPQALFGVTGMDPFVHALFWSIFLNTTSFMVVSILTFPNPLERLQGAQFVNVFDYSSGARTWSQSAAQAEDLLVMAQRILGGSVAQETFRAEAKSQGKVGFLPDVTPDFIGRLERELSGSVGAATAHAMIGQLTEGTMVSVEDLIAVADETAQIMEYSNELEAKSAEQERTARALLEANEMLTALSIQKDAFLSQISHELRTPMTSIRSFSDILRDGEVEDDARKRFAGIIHEESNRLTRLLDDLLDLGVLESGQVQLNLGQGSLADVLDRAVIASGADTGKLKIMRKPANEAVVVNTDLDRLAQVFINLISNAAKYCTSETPQLRIIVREIGGETVVDFCDNGEGIPNESQSMIFEKFSRLEDEGKAGGAGLGLAICRQIMGALGGDVTYLPGQGGAAFRVTLPQTQALAAQ, from the coding sequence ATGATTTCGTTTAACCTGCTAGTCTTTGTGTCACTGGCTTATGTGGCGTTTTTGTTTTTGGTGGCCTTTGCCGCTGAACGCCGCGCTGCGCAGGGCAAAACCGGATGGCTGCGGTCCTCTACAATCTACACACTGTCGCTGAGCATCTATTGCACCGCGTGGACATTTTACGGCGCGGTTGGATATGCCGCGCGATCTGGCCTTGAATACCTGACGATCTACCTTGGGCCGACGTTGGTGATGATTGGGTGGTGGTGGCTGGTGCGCAAATTGGTGCGCATCGGACGCACGCAACGCCTTACGTCTATCGCTGACCTGATTTCGTCCCGATACGGCAAGTCGACGGTGTTGGGCGTTATGGTAACAGTCCTCGCGATTGTCGGAACGACACCTTATATTGCTCTGCAACTTCAATCTGTTACGCAATCCATCGGAGTTTTTGCGGCCAGCAGTGGTGAAACATGGCTACCACGCGACCTGAATAGCGCGGCAATGTGGGTCGCGGTGGGGCTGGCGGTGTTCACGGTCGCATTTGGTACGCGAAATCTAGACGCCCATGAACGTCACCACGGGATCGTTCTGGCCATCGCTGTTGAGGCCGTGGTGAAGCTGTTTGCGCTTTTGGCGGTTGGTATTTTCGTCGTCTGGGGCATCGCCGGCGGGGTCGGGCCGACACTGGACCTTATCGATGCGTCAGCACAATCACAGTGGCGGCCGATTTCAGGGCGCTGGATCGGTCTAATTTTCGTCTCTGCCGGTGCATTCCTTTGTTTGCCGCGGATGTTTCAAGTTTTGGTCGTTGAAAACTCTGACGAACGCGCGCTGGGCACCGCAAGCTGGGCATTTCCGGCCTATCTGTTGTTGATGAGCCTGTTTGTCGTGCCGATCGCCGTCGTCGGGCTTGATCTGATGCCAGAAGGCGCGAACCCTGACTTGTTCGTGGTGACACTGCCCCTTAGCGAGGGGCGGCAGGGCCTTGCGATCTTGTCTTTCCTTGGCGGCTTTTCATCTGCGACATCCATGGTGATCGTAGCGACTTTGGCCTTGGCGACGATGGTGTCCAACCACATCATTGTACCGAGCTGGTTGAACGCCCGCACGCCGGGGGCGGTGGTGTCAGGTGACGTGCGGCGCGTGGTCGTGATCTCACGGCGTATTTCCATTGGGATGATCTTGGCGTTTGGCTACATTTACTTCCGCTTGTCTGGGGGCGGCACGGCATTGGCGGTTATCGGGCTCGTGTCCTTTATGGGCGTTGTGCAGGTGCTGCCTGCGATGATTGGCGGCGTATTTTGGCGCGGGGCCAATCGATGGGGGGCAGGTGCTGGTCTTTTGGTCGGGTTTACAGTCTGGGCATGGACCAGTTTCTTGCCGAGCTTCGGGGTTGATGCTGCGATTTCCCAATCCGTATTCGAGAACGGGCCATTCGGGATCGGCTGGCTTCGCCCACAGGCACTGTTTGGCGTCACTGGGATGGACCCGTTCGTGCACGCGTTGTTCTGGTCGATATTCCTGAACACCACCTCGTTTATGGTGGTTTCCATCCTGACATTCCCGAACCCGTTGGAACGTTTGCAGGGGGCGCAATTTGTGAATGTGTTTGATTATTCAAGCGGTGCGCGCACGTGGTCACAATCGGCGGCACAAGCCGAAGACCTGTTGGTCATGGCGCAGCGTATCCTTGGTGGATCCGTAGCGCAGGAAACATTTAGGGCAGAAGCAAAATCTCAAGGTAAAGTCGGGTTCTTGCCGGATGTGACACCTGATTTTATTGGACGCTTAGAGCGTGAATTATCCGGTTCCGTCGGCGCGGCCACGGCACACGCGATGATCGGTCAGTTGACCGAAGGTACGATGGTGTCCGTTGAAGACCTTATTGCGGTGGCGGATGAAACCGCGCAAATCATGGAATATTCCAACGAATTGGAAGCCAAAAGCGCTGAGCAAGAACGTACCGCACGCGCCCTTCTTGAGGCCAATGAAATGTTGACGGCGCTGTCGATCCAGAAGGATGCGTTCCTAAGCCAGATCAGCCACGAACTGCGCACGCCAATGACGTCGATCCGATCATTTTCGGATATTTTGCGAGACGGCGAAGTTGAGGACGATGCGCGTAAACGCTTTGCAGGAATTATACACGAAGAATCCAACCGCTTGACCCGTTTGCTGGATGACTTGCTGGACCTTGGTGTTCTGGAAAGCGGGCAGGTGCAGTTGAATTTGGGGCAGGGCAGTTTGGCGGACGTATTGGACCGCGCGGTGATTGCGTCCGGCGCGGATACTGGGAAGCTCAAGATCATGCGCAAGCCTGCAAACGAGGCTGTTGTCGTGAACACCGATCTAGACCGACTGGCGCAGGTGTTCATTAATCTCATCAGCAATGCCGCAAAATACTGCACGTCGGAAACGCCACAGTTGCGGATCATTGTACGTGAAATCGGGGGCGAAACGGTTGTCGATTTTTGCGACAATGGCGAAGGCATCCCAAACGAGAGCCAATCCATGATTTTCGAGAAATTCTCGCGGCTTGAAGACGAAGGAAAGGCGGGGGGCGCGGGTCTAGGGCTTGCGATTTGCCGTCAAATTATGGGCGCGCTTGGGGGGGATGTTACGTACCTTCCAGGCCAAGGCGGTGCAGCGTTTCGGGTGACGCTGCCACAAACGCAAGCCTTGGCGGCACAATAG
- a CDS encoding FliM/FliN family flagellar motor switch protein: MDAVNPILAHKLGHSQPVASEQAESATSPTRQMRRALGRAADNAVGLSASVLGISEEAMDAESLIADGPDGWIVLGLRTGDAAGLSGLFLMDQPLRSALIEMQTMGSLLPLAETQRAVTRTDAVMTVPFAANLLAELGEVEFGTPDFNMAAYDIGPVENLRTAGLVMMQGQYRVWRVTVQLGGGEAQGEMMIALRPQSDNAPQPVEDSNAWSTNLRDALDDAPADLDAVLSKMTLPIGKIDAFEVGQVVQLAGTTVGSVTLTGPGGEKVATARLGQVAGKRAVRIEDAQVDMQDAPPKLAPVQQFVETAKEPNPTSSDLVDS, from the coding sequence ATGGACGCGGTAAATCCGATCCTGGCCCACAAACTTGGGCACTCGCAACCGGTTGCGTCCGAGCAAGCTGAAAGTGCGACGTCGCCCACGCGACAGATGCGCCGTGCGCTGGGGCGCGCCGCAGACAATGCTGTCGGCTTATCCGCGTCCGTTCTAGGGATTTCTGAAGAAGCGATGGATGCGGAAAGCCTTATCGCAGACGGGCCTGACGGATGGATCGTATTGGGGCTGCGTACCGGAGACGCCGCAGGCTTGTCGGGCCTATTTCTAATGGATCAACCTTTGCGATCCGCATTGATCGAAATGCAAACGATGGGTAGTTTGCTCCCCTTGGCGGAAACGCAGCGTGCTGTCACACGCACGGACGCGGTGATGACGGTCCCATTTGCTGCAAACCTGCTTGCCGAATTAGGAGAGGTCGAATTTGGCACACCAGATTTTAACATGGCCGCGTATGACATAGGCCCTGTCGAAAATCTGCGCACGGCTGGGCTGGTTATGATGCAAGGCCAATATCGCGTCTGGCGGGTCACGGTTCAATTGGGCGGGGGGGAAGCACAAGGTGAGATGATGATCGCGTTACGCCCCCAAAGCGACAACGCCCCGCAACCCGTTGAAGACTCAAATGCGTGGTCAACGAACCTGCGCGACGCCTTGGATGACGCGCCCGCCGATCTGGATGCAGTTCTTTCCAAAATGACTTTGCCCATCGGCAAGATTGACGCGTTCGAAGTGGGGCAGGTGGTGCAACTGGCCGGAACAACCGTTGGGTCCGTCACGCTGACTGGGCCGGGCGGTGAAAAGGTTGCAACGGCGCGTCTGGGGCAGGTGGCAGGTAAACGGGCCGTGCGGATTGAGGATGCTCAAGTTGATATGCAGGACGCCCCGCCGAAACTGGCGCCTGTTCAACAGTTTGTCGAAACCGCGAAGGAACCGAACCCGACTTCGTCGGATTTGGTCGATAGTTAA
- a CDS encoding TIGR01244 family sulfur transferase, producing MDIRQLTPDYAVSPQIDPQDLPAIAALGFTTIINNRPCSEIPPSHQVDAMQAAATAAGIELVVLPVTHATLSVDLAAQQQDACSQAKGPVLAYCASGTRSTIVWALSQAGKRDTDEIMQTAAQNGYDLSMMRGQLNALAGS from the coding sequence ATGGATATACGCCAACTGACCCCCGACTACGCCGTTTCCCCACAGATTGACCCGCAGGACTTACCTGCGATCGCTGCGCTTGGGTTTACGACCATTATCAACAACCGCCCGTGTTCTGAAATCCCGCCGTCCCATCAAGTGGACGCGATGCAAGCGGCCGCAACTGCAGCTGGGATTGAACTTGTGGTTCTGCCCGTCACGCACGCAACGCTATCAGTTGACTTGGCAGCCCAACAGCAAGACGCCTGTTCACAGGCAAAAGGTCCAGTTCTCGCCTACTGTGCATCCGGTACGCGCAGCACAATCGTTTGGGCGCTTAGTCAAGCTGGAAAGCGTGACACTGATGAGATCATGCAAACCGCCGCGCAAAACGGCTATGATTTGTCGATGATGCGCGGACAGCTGAACGCCCTAGCAGGCAGCTAA